Proteins encoded in a region of the Elaeis guineensis isolate ETL-2024a chromosome 7, EG11, whole genome shotgun sequence genome:
- the LOC140859306 gene encoding uncharacterized protein → MERQHQRSASKPNEGELLVIRRNLNLQAKVDDEQRENIFHTRCTIHDKVCGIIIDGGSCTNVASTILVEKLNLVTIKHPCPYRLQWLTDDGDVKVTRQVVVPFSIGKSYKDEVVCDVVLMKTSHLLLGKPWQYDRRTIHDGFKNTYSIAKNGKNIVLALLSPQQVQKD, encoded by the exons ATGGAGAGACAGCACCAGCGTAGTGCAAGTAAACCGA ATGAAGGAGAGCTGTTGGTTATTCGCCGCAACCTGAACCTACAAGCCAAAGTGGATGATGAGCAGCGCGAAAACATCTTCCATACCAggtgcaccatccatgataaggtaTGTGGTATTATCATTGATGGGGGTAGCTGTACCAATGTGGCTTCCACTATTTTGGTGGAAAAACTTAATCTGGTGACTATTAAGCATCCCTGTCCCTATAGATTGCAATGGCTTACTGACGATGGTGATGTGAAGGTTACAAGGCAGGTTGTAGTACCTTTCTCTATTGGCAAATCTTACAAAGATGAGGTTGTTTGTGATGTGGTTCTTATGAAAACCAGCCATCTTCTTTTGGGAAAACCTTGGCAGTACGATCGAAGGACTATTCATGATGGCTTCAAAAACACCTATTCAATTGCCAAGAATGGGAAGAACATAGTGTTAGCACTACTTAGCCCGCAACAGGTCCAGAAGGATTAG